One genomic region from Ptychodera flava strain L36383 chromosome 14, AS_Pfla_20210202, whole genome shotgun sequence encodes:
- the LOC139149331 gene encoding uncharacterized protein codes for MTIVHFTGDICNGHRVAKEVNITDSGHTSLKVSGKNIDLTELGIPSCVIFTPASINSVLSLISKLRVCRGFECSKLNEKCERWGREDKDEEEARQRSSSCKGVLSFTKIAYSCKNCAKAKATHCMEKKMLTNNTSFELDNDDDQDLCRIWQQLKEKLDNVSGINDDFRILLESQKENLDKRDPRMRKWHPRVIQLCLSLWARSPQTYNDLRESGFLTLPSGRLLRYYKQSVKQQPGFNSDIMHWMHQEATKYGKDDGCWTGGIIFDEMAIQEDLHISSTGGKWKLVGFVDMGKDNEVFDYLLKGPLYLYGWS; via the exons ATGACCATAGTACACTTTACTGGAGATATCTGTAATGGTCATCGAGTTGCAAAAGAAGTGAACATCACTGATAGTGGACACACATCTCTCAAAGTTTCTGGTAAAAACATTGATCTAACTGAACTTGGAATTCCATCATGTGTAATATTTACCCCTGCATCCATCAACTCAGTTCTATCACTGATAAGCAAGTTACGTGTTTGCCGTGGTTTTGAATGCAGTAAACTCAATGAGAAATGTGAAAGATGGGGAAGAGAAGACAAAGATGAAGAAGAAGCAAGACAGAGAAGCTCTTCCTGCAAGGGTGTTCTGTCATTTACTAAAATTGCCTATTCATGTAAGAACTGTGCCAAGGCAAAGGCGACACACTGcatggagaaaaaaatgctGACAAATAACACATCTTTTGAACTTGACAATGACGACGATCAAGACCTGTGTAGGATCTGGCAACAACTCAAAGAAAAACTTGACAATGTTTCCGGAATCAATGACGATTTCAGAATACTGTTGGAGTCAcagaaagaaaatcttgacaaaAGAGATCCCAGGATGAGAAAATGGCATCCTAG AGTAATTCAACTTTGTCTATCTCTTTGGGCTAGAAGCCCACAGACATATAATGACTTGAGGGAAAGTGGGTTCCTGACTCTACCATCTGGAAGACTGCTTCGTTATTATAAGCAAAGTGTTAAACAACAACCTGGATTCAACAGTGATATCATGCACTGGATGCACCAAGAGGCAACAAAATATGGAAAGGATGATGGTTGTTGGACCGGTGGTATTATCTTTGATGAGATGGCAATTCAG GAGGATTTGCATATAAGTTCAACTGGTGGAAAGTGGAAACTTGTAGGCTTTGTGGACATGGGGAAGGATAATGAAGTGTTTGATTATCTGCTGAAAG GTCCACTATACCTGTATGGATGGAGCTAG
- the LOC139149332 gene encoding MAD2L1-binding protein-like, with the protein MEAPRGIRKRKIASVETCDVRLDGHVPSHLQSRLVMETIKYLLYQREQIPMPLEHLKRRYVTQEMESRCKKRPSLEDRKCLQTLETVEELFSQIDNVFQMTHVNRIMVLFGSTVVSPKEVYVLDLSYLNSDVIMEDASCKSGVRTLMRALITNRVLSEVDSLPKTNTMVLLETHRDSHQDWFKPKTSFRMPIRGKRFEIRYSSKDTQVPVETINKENYIWYQAPRPIKGFTLKTQDAPSDIFI; encoded by the exons ATGGAGGCGCCAAGGGGAATCCGTAAAAGAAAGATCGCATCAGTAGAAACCTGCGACGTGAGACTTGACGGCCACGTTCCCTCACATTTACAATCTAGATTGGTCATGGAAACTATCAAGTATCTCCTTTACCAACGAGAACAGATACCGATGCCGCTGGAACATCTGAAACGTCGATATGTAACACAG GAAATGGAATCAAGATGCAAGAAGAGACCGTCACTGGAAGACAGGAAGTGTTTACAGACACTGGAAACTGTGGAAGAACTATTCAGCCAGATTGACAATGTCTTTCAAATGACTCATGTCAACAGAATCATGGTACTATTCGGATCAACTGTTGTCAGTCCCAAAGAAGTGTATGTGTTAGACCTTAGTTATCTCAATAGTGACGTCATCATGGAGGATGCCAGCTGTAAGAGTGGTGTGAGGACTCTCATGAGGGCGCTGATCACAAACAGGGTGCTCTCAGAAGTGGACAGCCTTCCTAAGACCAATACAATGGTTCTCCTTGAAACCCACAGAGACAGTCACCAGGACTGGTTCAAACCAAAGACATCTTTCAGAATGCCAATACGAGGGAAGCGTTTTGAGATACGGTATTCAAGTAAGGACACGCAAGTCCCTGTTGAAACTATTAATAAGGAAAACTACATCTGGTACCAGGCTCCTCGACCAATCAAAGGTTTTACACTAAAAACACAAGATGCACCGTCTGATATCTTCATTTag